Proteins from one Setaria italica strain Yugu1 chromosome V, Setaria_italica_v2.0, whole genome shotgun sequence genomic window:
- the LOC101770576 gene encoding protein TRIGALACTOSYLDIACYLGLYCEROL 2, chloroplastic, whose translation MMMPMPMPSSSSSSPSMAAAATKSPLLPPPFLSASPRPHLRAAFLALRPRRVPLLATPAPDATPAPDATTTNNPFAALVDAPRTLWRRTLQPLGDYGFGKRSVWEGGVGLFMVSGAALLALALAWLRGFQLRSRFRKYNTVFEFTQACGICVGTPVRIRGVTVGSVVRVDSSLRSIDALVEVEDDKIIIPRNSLVEVNQSGLLMETLIDITPKDPLPAPSVGPLHPDCAKEGLILCDKQRIKGQQGVSLDAMVGIFTRLGRDMEEIGVSKSYKLAEKVASIMEEAQPLLTRIEALAEEIQPMLSEVRGSDLLKDVETIAKGLADASGDLRRLKSSMLTPENTDLIKQSIFTLIFTLKNIESISSDISGFTGDETTRRNIKLLIKSLSRLL comes from the exons ATGATGATGCCCATGCCCAtgccctcgtcgtcgtcgtcgtcgccgtctatggccgccgccgccaccaaatctcccctcctccctcccccattCCTCTCCGCCTCTCCCCGCCCGCACCTCCGCGCCGCCTTCCTCGCCCTCAGACCCCGCcgcgttccgctgctcgccacgCCCGCCCCGGATGCCACGCCCGCACCGgacgccaccaccaccaacaaccCCTTCGCCGCGCTCGTCGACGCCCCCCGCACGCTGTGGCGCCGCACCCTCCAGCCCCTGGGGGACTACGGCTTCGGCAAGCGCAGCGTCTGGGAGGGCGGCGTCGGCCTCTTCATGGTCTCCGGGGCCGcgctcctcgccctcgccctcgcctggCTCAGGGGATTCCAGCTCCGCTCCCGATTCCGCAAGTACAACACCGTCTTCGAGTTCACGCAGGCCTGCGGGATCTGCGTCGGCACGCCCGTACGCATACGAGGGGTCACCGTCGGATCCGTCGTCCGCGTCGACTCATCCCTAAGGAGCATCGATGCGCTAGTCGAG GTCGAAGATGATAAAATCATTATACCACGCAATTCACTGGTTGAGGTCAATCAGTCTGGTCTTCTAATGGAGACACTCATTGATATCACACCAAAGGATCCACTCCCCGCACCTTCAGTAGGGCCACTTCACCCAGACTGTGCCAAAGAAGGCTTGATTCTCTGTGACAAACAGAGGATCAAAGGACAGCAAGGAGTAAGCTTAGATGCCATGGTCGGAATATTTACCCGTCTAGGAAGAGACATGGAGGAAATTGGTGTTAGCAAAAGCTATAAGTTGGCTGAAAAAGTTGCATCCATAATGGAAGAGGCACAACCTCTTCTTACACGG ATTGAGGCCTTAGCTGAAGAAATCCAGCCTATGCTCTCTGAGGTTCGTGGTAGCGATCTGCTCAAGGATGTGGAGACTATAGCTAAAGGCCTGGCTGATGCGTCTGGTGACTTGAG GAGGCTCAAGTCGTCCATGCTAACCCCAGAGAACACAGATCTCATTAAGCAGTCTATTTTCACCCTTATATTTACGCTCAAGAACATCGAG AGTATCAGCTCGGACATCTCTGGCTTCACGGGTGATGAGACGACACGGCGGAACATCAAGCTTCTGATCAAGTCTCTTAGCAGGCTATTGTGA
- the LOC101770186 gene encoding uncharacterized protein LOC101770186: MMLVAKEFALSPPAAVAPRRRASARVAPHAGGGSPVPDLWLRTAAPAADGFAFGSHSHDSDMDLAMLVTDFLENGGSAGGDSRASSDSDSGLSDLAHLADNIAMLKQGGDEKENELLSMVHSLLFSIHESELEPFKRGQCSGGCIRHLLVKLLRYSGYDAAVCTSKWQGFDKIPGGDHEYIDVLTHGDATGPERLIVDIDFRSHFEIARAVDSYGTLLNSLPVVYVGTLPRLKQFLHVMVDAAKWSLKQNSMPLPPWRSLPYLQSKWQSKYERKDLITEQGFHSTASDHALCIGHLKRLKTSLQSELETGRLLMMPIKADKKRTPKFERRRRRRSLLSC, encoded by the exons ATGATGCTGGTCGCCAAGGAGTTCGCCCTCTCGCCGCCCGCTGCGGTCGCGCCGCGCCGGAGGGCCTCCGCCAGGGTCGCGCCGCACGCCGGAGGTGGCTCGCCGGTGCCCGACCTCTGGCTGCGCaccgctgcccccgccgctgACGGCTTCGCCTTCGGGAGCCACAGCCACGACAGCGACATGGATTTGGCCATGCTCGTCACCGACTTCCTCGAGaacggcggcagcgccggcggggaCTCGCGCGCCAGCAGCGACAGCGACTCCGGACTCTCCGACCTCGCCCACCTCGCAGATAACATCGCG ATGCTCAAGCAAGGAGGAGATGAGAAGGAAAATGAGCTGCTCTCCATGGTCCACTCCCTACTCTTCTCTATCCATGAGTCGGAGCTTGAGCCTTTTAAAAGAGGTCAATGCAGTGGCGGTTGCATCCGCCACCTACTTGTCAAGCTCTTGAGATACTCGGGGTATGATGCAGCAGTCTGCACATCCAAATGGCAGGGGTTTGACAAGATACCTGGAG GTGACCATGAGTACATTGATGTCCTAACGCATGGCGATGCTACTGGGCCAGAGCGTCTGATAGTTGACATCGACTTCAGGAGCCACTTTGAAATTGCCAGGGCAGTTGACTCTTATGGGACTCTGTTGAATTCGCTCCCAGTGGTGTATGTTGGCACCCTTCCACGGCTGAAGCAGTTCCTGCATGTCATGGTAGATGCTGCAAAATGGTCCCTGAAGCAGAACTCTATGCCGCTTCCTCCTTGGAGATCCTTGCCTTACCTCCAGTCGAAATGGCAGTCCAAGTATGAGAGGAAAGACTTGATTACTGAGCAAGGCTTCCACAGCACAGCATCGGACCATGCGCTGTGCATTGGACACCTGAAGAGGCTGAAAACTTCCCTCCAGTCAGAGCTCGAAACCGGAAGATTGCTGATGATGCCGATCAAGGCTGACAAGAAGAGGACGCCAAAGTttgagaggaggcggcggcggcgttccctTCTCAGTTGTTGA
- the LOC101770986 gene encoding outer envelope pore protein 16, chloroplastic, which translates to MIVKSSYIYVCVSPRSISIEQPDRRRAMPHGGFSGRLTSPKLGLAVDMGHPFLNHAVDGFIKIGAVSACKVAAEESFECLHRGDVSKHKVEHALKKMCKEGAYWGTIAGVYVGVEYGIDKIRGHRDWKNAMLGGAVTGALVSAVNNNQRHKVVKNAITGGAIATAAELLTNLTS; encoded by the exons ATGATAGTCAAGTCaagctatatatatgtgtgtgtctCTCCAAGGAGTATATCGATCGAGCAACCAGATCGAAGACGAGCAATGCCTCACGGTGGCTTCTCCGGCAGGCTGACGTCGCCCAAATTGGGCTTGGCCGTGGACATGGGCCATCCCTTCCTCAACCACGCCGTCGACGGCTTCATCAAGATCGGCGCC GTGAGTGCTTGCAAGGTGGCCGCCGAGGAGTCCTTTGAGTGCCTCCACAGAG GAGATGTTTCCAAGCACAAAGTCGAGCATGCT cTCAAGAAAATGTGCAAGGAAGGCGCGTATTGGG GAACCATTGCTGGTGTATACGTGGGCGTGGAGTACGGAATCGACAAGATCCGTGGCCACAGGGACTGG AAGAACGCGATGCTTGGAGGAGCCGTGACGGGAGCCTTGGTCTCTGCCGTCAACAACAACCAGCGGCACAAGGTGGTCAAGAACGCCATCACCGGTGGAGCCATTGCAACCGCCGCGGAGTTGCTCACCAACCTCACCTCTTGA
- the LOC101769779 gene encoding uncharacterized protein LOC101769779: MAAAPQHVRAAPLARALRARATATATATAAAAPPKSQSQGVTSRRALLGLSEPELRQLALDLGQQSYRGKQLHDLLYKSRASQIQDFNYVPKAFREALLGAGWTVGRSPVHHAVTASDGTTKILLKLEDNRLIETVGIPVDDDSKGSSRLTACVSSQVGCPLRCSFCATGKGGFARNLRPHEIVEQVLAIEEMFKHRVTNVVFMGMGEPMLNLKSVLEAHRCFNKELKIGQRMMTISTVGVPNTIKMLASHKLQSTLAVSLHAPNQKLRETIVPSAKSYPLGALMDDCKSYFLETGRRVSFEYTLLAGINDEKEHAEELAELLHTCGGGYHVNLIPYNPIEGSEYKRPYRKVVQAFVDALEARKITVSVRQTRGLDANAACGQLRNEFQKNPLLESSPSEPSLVPA; this comes from the exons atggccgccgcgccgcagcaCGTCCGCGCGGCCCCTCTCGCCCGCGCCCTCcgcgcgcgcgccaccgccaccgccaccgccaccgccgccgccgcgccgcccaagtCTCAATCTCAGGGGGTGACTTCTCGCCGCGCGCTACTCGGCCTCTCAGAGCCTGAGCTCCGCCAGCTCGCCCTCGACCTCGGCCAG CAAAGCTACAGGGGGAAGCAGCTGCACGACCTCCTCTACAAGTCCAGGGCCAGCCAAATCCAAGACTTCAACTACG TGCCCAAGGCGTTCCGGGAGGCGCTGCTCGGCGCTGGCTGGACCGTTGGCCGCTCGCCGGTGCACCATGCCGTCACTGCCTCGGATGGCACTACCAAG ATACTTCTCAAGTTGGAGGATAACCGCTTGATCGAGACAGTAGGGATTCCTGTCGATGATGACAGCAAAGGCTCTTCTAGGCTCACTGCCTGTGTTTCATCACAG GTTGGCTGCCCCTTGCGTTGCTCATTCTGTGCCACGGGCAAGGGAGGCTTCGCCAGGAACCTTCGACCACATGAGATTGTTGAACAG GTGTTGGCCATCGAGGAGATGTTCAAACACAGGGTCACAAATGTTGTTTTCATGGGGATGGGCGAGCCCATGTTGAACCTCAAGTCAGTTCTAGAAGCACACAGGTGTTTCAATAAG GAACTCAAAATTGGGCAAAGGATGATGACAATCTCCACAGTAGGTGTTCCCAACACAATAAAAATGCTAGCATCTCACAAGCTTCAGTCAACACTGGCAGTGAG CCTGCATGCCCCGAACCAGAAGCTGCGCGAAACAATTGTTCCTAGCGCAAAGTCTTACCCCTTGGGAGCACTAATGGATGACTGCAAGAGTTACTTCCTTGAAACTGGACGCAGGGTATCCTTCGAGTACACTCTGCTAG CTGGGATCAATGATGAAAAGGAGCACGCCGAAGAACTTGCAGAACTGCTTCATACATGTGGAGGTGGTTATCATGTGAACCTAATTCCCTATAATCCAATTGAAGGCTCTGAATACAAGAGGCCATACAGAAAAGTG GTTCAAGCGTTTGTTGATGCATTAGAAGCACGGAAGATAACTGTCAGTGTTCGACAGACCCGGGGGCTAGATGCTAACGCAGCCTGTGGTCAGCTGAGAAATGAATTCCAGAAGAATCCGCTTCTTGAATCTTCGCCCTCAGAGCCCAGCCTCGTACCTGCTTGA